Proteins encoded in a region of the Homo sapiens chromosome 20, GRCh38.p14 Primary Assembly genome:
- the LIME1 gene encoding lck-interacting transmembrane adapter 1 isoform 1 (isoform 1 is encoded by transcript variant 1), which yields MGLPVSWAPPALWVLGCCALLLSLWALCTACRRPEDAVAPRKRARRQRARLQGSATAAEASLLRRTHLCSLSKSDTRLHELHRGPRSSRALRPASMDLLRPHWLEVSRDITGPQAAPSAFPHQELPRALPAAAATAGCAGLEATYSNVGLAALPGVSLAASPVVAEYARVQKRKGTHRSPQEPQQGKTEVTPAAQVDVLYSRVCKPKRRDPGPTTDPLDPKGQGAILALAGDLAYQTLPLRALDVDSGPLENVYESIRELGDPAGRSSTCGAGTPPASSCPSLGRGWRPLPASLP from the exons ATGGGGCTGCCAGTGTCCTGGGCCCCTCCTGCCCTCTGGGTTCTAGGGTGCTGCGCCCTGCTCCTCTCGCTGTGGGCGCTGTGCACAGCCTGCCGCAG GCCCGAGGACGCTGTAGCCCCCAGGAAGAGGGCGCGGAGGCAGCGGGCGAGGCTGCAGGGCAGTGCGACGGCGGCGGAAGCG TCCCTACTGAGGCGGACCCACCTCTGCTCCCTCAGCAAGTCGGACACCAGACTGCACGAGCTGCACCGGGGCCCGCGCAGCAGCAGGG ccctgcgGCCTGCCAGCATGGATCTCCTGCGCCCACACTGGCTGGAGGTGTCCAGGGACATCACCGGACCGCAGGCAGCCCCCTCTGCCTTCCCACACCAGGAGCTGCCCCGGGCTCTGCCGGCAGCTGCAGCCACCGCAGGGTGCGCTGGCCTCGAGGCCACCTATTCCAACGTGGGGCTGGCGGCCCTTCCCGGGGTCAGCCTGGCGGCCAGCCCTGTGGTGGCCGAGTATGCCCGCGTCCAGAAGCGCAAAGGGACCCATCGCAGTCCCCAAGAGCCACAGCAGGGGAAGACTGAGGTGACCCCGGCCGCTCAG GTGGACGTCCTGTACTCCAGGGTCTGCAAGCCTAAAAGGAGGGACCCAGGACCCACCACAGACCCGCTGGACCCCAAGGGCCAGGGAGCGATTCTGGCCCTGGCGGGTGACCTGGCCTACCAGACCCTCCCGCTCAGGGCCCTGGATGTGGACAGCGGCCCCCTGGAAAACGTGTATGAGAGCATCCGGGAGCTGGGGGACCCTGCTGGCAGGAGCAGCACGTGCGGGGCTGGGACGCCCCCTGCTTCCAGCTGCCCCAGCCTAGGGAGGGGCTGGagacccctccctgcctccctgccctgA
- the LIME1 gene encoding lck-interacting transmembrane adapter 1 isoform 2 (isoform 2 is encoded by transcript variant 2): MGLPVSWAPPALWVLGCCALLLSLWALCTACRRPEDAVAPRKRARRQRARLQGSATAAEAQVGHQTARAAPGPAQQQGPAACQHGSPAPTLAGGVQGHHRTAGSPLCLPTPGAAPGSAGSCSHRRVRWPRGHLFQRGAGGPSRGQPGGQPCGGRVCPRPEAQRDPSQSPRATAGED; this comes from the exons ATGGGGCTGCCAGTGTCCTGGGCCCCTCCTGCCCTCTGGGTTCTAGGGTGCTGCGCCCTGCTCCTCTCGCTGTGGGCGCTGTGCACAGCCTGCCGCAG GCCCGAGGACGCTGTAGCCCCCAGGAAGAGGGCGCGGAGGCAGCGGGCGAGGCTGCAGGGCAGTGCGACGGCGGCGGAAGCG CAAGTCGGACACCAGACTGCACGAGCTGCACCGGGGCCCGCGCAGCAGCAGGG ccctgcgGCCTGCCAGCATGGATCTCCTGCGCCCACACTGGCTGGAGGTGTCCAGGGACATCACCGGACCGCAGGCAGCCCCCTCTGCCTTCCCACACCAGGAGCTGCCCCGGGCTCTGCCGGCAGCTGCAGCCACCGCAGGGTGCGCTGGCCTCGAGGCCACCTATTCCAACGTGGGGCTGGCGGCCCTTCCCGGGGTCAGCCTGGCGGCCAGCCCTGTGGTGGCCGAGTATGCCCGCGTCCAGAAGCGCAAAGGGACCCATCGCAGTCCCCAAGAGCCACAGCAGGGGAAGACTGA
- the SLC2A4RG gene encoding SLC2A4 regulator, translating to MERPPPRAAGRDPSALRAEAPWLRAEGPGPRAAPVTVPTPPQGSSVGGGFAGLEFARPQESEPRASDLGAPRTWTGAAAGPRTPSAHIPVPAQRATPGKARLDEVMAAAALTSLSTSPLLLGAPVAAFSPEPGLEPWKEALVRPPGSYSSSSNSGDWGWDLASDQSSPSTPSPPLPPEAAHFLFGEPTLRKRKSPAQVMFQCLWKSCGKVLSTASAMQRHIRLVHLGRQAEPEQSDGEEDFYYTELDVGVDTLTDGLSSLTPVSPTASMPPAFPRLELPELLEPPALPSPLRPPAPPLPPPPVLSTVANPQSCHSDRVYQGCLTPARLEPQPTEVGACPPALSSRIGVTLRKPRGDAKKCRKVYGMERRDLWCTACRWKKACQRFLD from the exons ATGGAGCGCCCCCCGCCCCGCGCCGCCGGCCGGGACCCCAGTGCGCTGCGGGCCGAGGCGCCGTGGCTGCGCGCGGAGGGTCCGGGGCCGCGCGCCGCGCCCGTGACGGTGCCCACGCCGCCGCAG GGCTCTTCCGTGGGCGGCGGCTTCGCGGGCTTGGAGTTCGCGCGGCCGCAGGAGTCGGAGCCGCGGGCCTCGGACCTGGGGGCCCCCCGGACGTGGAcgggggcggcggcggggccCCGGACTCCGTCGGCGCACATCCCCGTCCCAGCGCAGAG AGCCACCCCAGGAAAAGCCCGGCTGGACGAGGTCATGGCTGCCGCTGCCCTTACAAGCCTGTCCACCAGCCCTCTCCTTCTGGGGGCCCCGGTTGCAGCCTTCAGCCCAG AGCCTGGCCTGGAGCCCTGGAAGGAGGCCCTGGTGCGGCCCCCAGGCAgctacagcagcagcagcaacagtggAGACTGGGGATGGGACCTGGCCAGTGACCAGTCCTCTCCGTCCACCCCGTCACCCCCACTGCCCCCCGAGGCAGCCCACTTTCTGTTTGGGGAGCCCACCCTGAGAAAAAGGAAG AGCCCGGCCCAGGTCATGTTCCAGTGTCTGTGGAAGAGCTGCGGGAAGGTGCTGAGCACGGCGTCGGCGATGCAGAGACACATCCGCCTGGTGCACCTGGG GAGGCAGGCAGAGCCTGAGCAGAGTGATGGTGAGGAGGACTTCTACTACACAGAGCTGGATGTTGGTGTGGACACGCTGACCGACGGGCTGTCCAGCCTGACTCCAGTGTCCCCCACGGCCTCCATGCCGCCTGCCTTCCCCCGCCTGGAGCTGCCAGAGCTGCTggagcccccagccctgcctAGTCCCCTGCGGCCGcctgccccgcccctgcccccgccccctgTCCTGAGCACCGTTGCTAACCCCCAGTCCTGTCACAGTGACCGTGTCTACCAG GGCTGCCTGACGCCCGCCCGCCTGGAGCCGCAGCCCACGGAGGTCGGAGCCTGcccacccgccttgtcctccaGGATCGGAGTCACCCTGAG GAAGCCCCGCGGCGACGCGAAGAAGTGCCGGAAGGTGTATGGCATGGAGCGCCGGGACCTCTGGTGCACAGCCTGCCGCTGGAAGAAAGCCTGCCAGCGGTTCCTGGACTAA